A stretch of the Filimonas lacunae genome encodes the following:
- a CDS encoding ABC transporter ATP-binding protein codes for MALLTLEHLKKYYATQKAVDDISFSIEPGSIFGLLGPNGAGKTTLLRMITGIFYPDEGNITFDGRKFDPLNDIRHIGYMPEERGLYKKMKIGEQALYLAQLKGLSRSEAMEKIKAWFIKLEMESWWNKKVEDLSKGMSQKLQFVTTVLHEPKLIILDEPFSGLDPVNANLIKDEIFALAQKGSTIIFSTHRMEQVEEICDHIVLVNKGRKILDGTVQQIKQDFKENLFSIQLQQQPASTDSNAFTITRQKNNTLTIQINEGYQSNDILRHFLQQNVTIEAFHEILPTLNEIFIREVEGSSAAVTRAFQSENV; via the coding sequence ATGGCACTATTAACACTAGAACACCTTAAAAAATACTACGCCACGCAGAAAGCCGTTGACGATATTAGCTTTAGCATTGAGCCGGGCAGCATTTTTGGCCTGCTGGGACCTAACGGAGCTGGTAAAACCACCCTATTGCGTATGATCACCGGCATTTTCTACCCGGATGAAGGCAATATCACCTTTGACGGCAGAAAGTTTGACCCGCTGAACGATATCCGCCATATCGGGTACATGCCGGAAGAACGGGGCCTGTATAAAAAAATGAAAATTGGCGAGCAGGCTTTATACCTGGCCCAGTTAAAAGGACTCAGCCGCAGCGAAGCCATGGAAAAAATAAAAGCCTGGTTTATCAAGCTGGAAATGGAAAGCTGGTGGAACAAAAAAGTGGAAGACCTGAGTAAAGGCATGAGCCAGAAGCTACAGTTTGTAACCACTGTATTGCACGAACCCAAACTGATTATCCTGGATGAGCCATTCAGCGGCCTGGACCCGGTAAACGCCAACCTGATTAAAGACGAAATTTTTGCCCTGGCTCAAAAGGGAAGCACTATCATTTTCAGTACGCACCGCATGGAGCAGGTAGAGGAAATATGCGACCATATTGTGCTGGTAAATAAAGGCAGGAAAATACTGGACGGCACCGTTCAACAAATTAAACAGGACTTTAAAGAAAACCTGTTTAGCATACAGTTGCAACAACAGCCTGCTTCTACCGATAGCAATGCCTTTACCATCACGCGCCAGAAAAACAATACACTCACCATTCAGATCAATGAAGGCTACCAAAGCAATGATATTCTGCGGCACTTCCTGCAACAGAATGTAACTATTGAAGCTTTTCATGAAATACTGCCTACACTGAACGAAATATTCATCCGGGAAGTAGAAGGCAGCAGTGCTGCGGTTACACGCGCCTTTCAATCAGAAAACGTATAA
- a CDS encoding ABC transporter permease, which produces MSKTSLIIQREYLSRVKNKTFLLTTLLTPLLFVFLIGFSAYLAVKGTDTLSIAVQDANGFFKTNLKSSNSIQYHFTEGIDTSNYLAKGYSAILMIPKFEGTTNTDYIIRYQKGIGIKAKADIEDDINSAIEDHMLEVAGVNRSALDSIHKESRFANLKSYQEKGEGASESDSSVAHGIGYVCGFLIYITMFIYGVMVMRGVTEEKTNRIAEVIISSVKPFQLMLGKIVGIGAVGLTQFLIWIVLILGITMGANHFLSPDTLHQVQAAQQGGTMAAGAQSSEFAQGFSEMKHMVGTVNWIVVIGLFLFYFIGGYLFYAALFAAAGSAVEDVQNSQSLTMPITMPIIFSFIILTRAINYPDSPIAVWASIIPFSSPIVMMARVAYGVPGTVPYWQLLASMASLIAGFLFTTWLAGKIYRTGILLYGKKTTWKEMIKWAFVKN; this is translated from the coding sequence ATGAGCAAAACTTCTTTAATTATACAACGGGAATATCTCTCCAGGGTAAAAAACAAAACCTTTCTGCTAACTACCCTGCTTACTCCCTTGCTATTCGTTTTTTTAATTGGCTTTTCTGCCTACCTGGCCGTAAAGGGTACTGACACGCTTTCTATTGCCGTGCAGGATGCCAACGGCTTTTTTAAAACCAATTTAAAAAGCAGCAACAGCATTCAATACCATTTTACAGAAGGTATTGACACCAGCAACTACCTCGCTAAAGGTTATTCGGCTATTTTAATGATCCCTAAATTTGAAGGCACCACTAACACCGATTATATCATCCGCTATCAAAAAGGGATAGGTATTAAGGCTAAAGCTGATATAGAAGATGACATCAATTCAGCCATAGAAGATCATATGCTGGAAGTAGCGGGCGTTAACCGTAGTGCGTTGGATTCTATACATAAAGAATCACGCTTTGCCAATTTAAAATCGTACCAGGAAAAAGGGGAAGGCGCTTCTGAAAGCGACTCCAGCGTGGCACATGGCATTGGTTATGTATGCGGCTTTCTTATATACATTACCATGTTTATTTATGGCGTAATGGTAATGCGTGGGGTAACGGAAGAAAAAACCAACCGTATTGCAGAAGTGATTATCAGCAGCGTAAAACCTTTCCAGTTAATGCTGGGCAAAATTGTAGGCATAGGCGCTGTAGGCTTAACACAGTTTCTGATATGGATTGTGTTAATACTGGGCATTACCATGGGAGCCAACCACTTTTTATCGCCCGATACACTGCACCAGGTACAAGCTGCTCAACAAGGTGGCACTATGGCAGCTGGCGCACAATCCAGCGAGTTTGCCCAGGGCTTCTCTGAAATGAAGCACATGGTAGGTACCGTAAACTGGATAGTGGTGATAGGTTTGTTCCTGTTTTACTTTATTGGTGGTTACCTGTTTTACGCAGCCCTGTTTGCAGCGGCTGGCAGCGCAGTGGAAGACGTGCAAAACTCGCAAAGTCTTACGATGCCCATTACCATGCCTATCATTTTCTCCTTTATCATTTTAACCAGGGCCATTAACTACCCTGATAGCCCTATCGCCGTATGGGCCAGTATTATCCCTTTTAGTTCCCCCATTGTGATGATGGCTCGTGTGGCTTATGGAGTGCCGGGCACCGTTCCTTACTGGCAGTTACTGGCCAGTATGGCGTCGTTAATTGCCGGCTTCTTATTTACCACCTGGCTGGCCGGTAAAATTTACCGTACCGGCATATTACTCTATGGTAAAAAAACTACCTGGAAAGAGATGATCAAATGGGCTTTTGTAAAAAACTGA